A genome region from Staphylococcus capitis subsp. capitis includes the following:
- a CDS encoding 50S ribosomal protein L25/general stress protein Ctc, with translation MASLKSIIRQGKQTRSDLKQLRNSGKVPAVVYGYGTKNTSVKVDEVEFIKVIREVGRNGVIDLGVGSKTIKVMVSDYQFDPLKNQITHIDFLAINMSEERTVEVPVHLVGEAVGAKEGGVVEQPLFDLEVSATPENIPESIEVDISELQINDSFSVADVKITGDFTIENDPEDSIVTVVPPTDEPSEEEVEAMEGESATEEPEVVGDDKESEEENKEEE, from the coding sequence ATGGCTTCATTAAAGTCAATCATCCGTCAAGGTAAACAAACTCGTTCTGACCTTAAACAATTAAGAAACTCAGGTAAAGTACCTGCAGTTGTATACGGTTACGGTACTAAAAATACTTCAGTTAAAGTTGATGAAGTTGAATTCATTAAAGTAATCCGTGAAGTAGGACGTAATGGTGTTATTGATTTAGGCGTAGGTTCTAAAACAATTAAAGTAATGGTTTCAGATTATCAATTTGACCCATTAAAAAACCAAATTACTCATATCGACTTCTTAGCAATCAACATGAGTGAAGAACGTACTGTAGAAGTACCAGTTCACTTAGTTGGTGAAGCTGTAGGCGCTAAAGAAGGTGGCGTAGTTGAACAACCATTATTCGACTTAGAAGTTTCAGCTACTCCAGAAAATATCCCTGAATCAATCGAAGTGGATATCTCTGAATTACAAATCAACGACAGCTTCTCTGTTGCTGATGTTAAGATTACTGGTGACTTCACTATCGAAAATGACCCAGAGGATTCAATCGTAACAGTCGTTCCTCCAACAGACGAACCTTCTGAAGAAGAAGTGGAAGCTATGGAAGGTGAATCAGCTACTGAAGAACCTGAAGTTGTTGGTGACGACAAAGAATCTGAAGAAGAAAACAAAGAAGAAGAGTAA